In a single window of the Streptomyces sp. NBC_00285 genome:
- a CDS encoding 5-dehydro-4-deoxyglucarate dehydratase: MTSADLVHRLGIPSGPLFFPVTPYGADGSVDLDTYRAHVRRGVEEGAAAVFACCGTGEFHALTPEEFETCVRAAVEATAGRVPVIAGAGYGTALAVRYARLAEAAGADGLLAMPPYLVIAGQEGLLRHYREVAASTPLPVIVYQRDNAVFTPETVVELARTDGVIGLKDGLGDLDLMQRTVSAVRTEIPGGDFLYFNGLPTAEQTQLAYHAIGVTLYSSAVFCFAPEVALAFHRALTDGDRATADRLLDGFYRPFVELRARGRGYAVALVKAGVRLRGLEVGEVRPPLHEPAEDHVKQLARIIERGYELLEEQQ; this comes from the coding sequence GTGACGTCTGCCGACCTCGTCCATCGACTCGGCATCCCCAGCGGGCCGCTGTTCTTCCCGGTCACGCCGTACGGCGCCGACGGCTCGGTCGACCTCGACACCTACCGCGCGCATGTGCGCCGGGGCGTGGAGGAGGGCGCCGCGGCCGTGTTCGCGTGCTGCGGCACCGGGGAGTTCCACGCGCTCACGCCCGAGGAGTTCGAGACGTGCGTCCGGGCGGCCGTCGAGGCGACGGCGGGACGCGTACCGGTGATCGCGGGCGCCGGATACGGCACCGCGCTCGCCGTGCGGTACGCGCGCCTCGCCGAGGCGGCCGGGGCCGACGGGCTGCTCGCCATGCCGCCCTACCTCGTGATCGCCGGGCAGGAAGGGCTGCTGCGGCACTACCGCGAGGTGGCCGCCTCGACCCCGCTCCCGGTGATCGTCTACCAGCGCGACAACGCCGTCTTCACTCCGGAGACCGTCGTCGAACTGGCCCGCACGGACGGCGTCATCGGTCTCAAGGACGGCCTCGGCGATCTCGACCTGATGCAGCGGACCGTCAGCGCCGTGCGCACCGAGATCCCCGGCGGCGACTTCCTCTACTTCAACGGACTGCCGACGGCCGAGCAGACCCAGCTCGCCTACCACGCCATCGGCGTCACCCTGTACTCCTCGGCCGTCTTCTGCTTCGCTCCCGAGGTCGCCCTCGCCTTCCACCGCGCGCTCACCGACGGCGACCGGGCCACGGCCGACCGGCTCCTCGACGGGTTCTACCGCCCCTTCGTCGAACTGCGCGCGCGTGGCCGCGGATACGCTGTCGCGCTGGTCAAGGCGGGCGTACGGTTGCGCGGACTGGAGGTGGGCGAGGTCCGGCCCCCGCTGCACGAGCCGGCGGAGGACCATGTGAAGCAACTCGCGCGGATCATCGAGCGCGGTTACGAACTCCTGGAGGAGCAGCAGTGA